The proteins below come from a single Salvelinus alpinus chromosome 18, SLU_Salpinus.1, whole genome shotgun sequence genomic window:
- the c18h9orf78 gene encoding splicing factor C9orf78 homolog: MPSGKNFRRRRESSSDEEEDEITAEVRSKLDEAKELQSLRKRQTGVSVSALLEGEKLRLDEGGDNDPFKLKTGGVVDMKKVKDRARDMTDDDTGDLNLGTSFSAETNRRDEDADMMKYIETELKKKKGLVEAEEQKVKVKNAEDLLYELPENIRVNSAKKTEEMLSNQMLSGIPEVDLGIDAKIKNIIFTEEAKAKLLQDQRNKKKDNGTSFVPTNIAVNYVQHNRFYREDVNAPQRHHNRHKPKEPEARPLRVGDTEKPGPEAVEPANHRKRPNNEKATDDYHYEKFKKMNRRY, translated from the exons ATGCCGTCGGGGAAAAACTTTAGAAGGAGAAGAGAAagctcttcggatgaagaggaagacgAGATAACAGCTGAAGTTAG ATCGAAACTGGACGAAGCTAAAGAACTTCAGAGTTTACGGAAAAGACAGACTGGAGTTAG CGTGTCTGCATTGTTGGAGGGGGAGAAACTTCGCTTGGACGAAGGGGGTGAT AATGACCCTTTTAAATTGAAGACCGGAGGTGTTGTTGACATGAAAAAAGTTAAAGACCGGGCCAGAGACAT GACCGATGACGACACAGGGGACCTTAATCTGGGCACCTCTTTCTCTGCCGAGACCAACAGACGAGATGAGGATGCCGACAT GATGAAATACATTGAGACAGagctgaagaagaagaagggcTTGGTGGAAGCGGAGGAGCAGAAGGTAAAAGTGAAGAATGCTGAGGACCTCCTGTACGAGCTGCCGGAGAACATCCGAGTCAACTCGGCCAAGAAGACTGAAGAGATGTTGTCCAATCAGATGCTGAGTGGGATCCCCGAGGTTGACCTTGGCATTGA tgCTAAGATAAAGAACATCATCTTCACGGAGGAGGCCAAGGCCAAGCTGCTACAGGATCAAAGGAACAAGAAGAAGGACAACGGCACCTCCTTTGTCCCCACCAACATCGCTGTCAACTACGTCCAGCACAACCGCT TCTACCGTGAAGACGTGAACGCCCCACAGAGACACCACAACAGACACAAACCAAAGGAGCCAGAGGCCAGGCCTCTCCGTGTGGGTGACACAGAGAAACCAGGACCAGAGG CTGTGGAACCAGCCAACCATCGCAAGAGGCCTAACAACGAGAAGGCCACGGACGACTACCACTACGAGAAGTTCAAGAAGATGAACCGTAGATACTGA
- the med22 gene encoding mediator of RNA polymerase II transcription subunit 22 isoform X1 — protein MANQRALPQSKESLLQNYNKRLKDDIRSILDNLTEIIKTAKVEDETQVSRATQAEQDHYEMHVRAANIVRAGESLMKLVSDLKQFLILNDFPSVNEAISLQNQQLRSLQEECDKKLTSLRDEIAIDLYELEEEYYSSSYGQWDSTDLPLCEAYWRWDSWASPDGGATSGSAQGVEEDTDGPASQETTPKHHLNGHGTTAAADKP, from the exons ATGGCCAATCAAAGAGCGCTCCCTCAAAGCAAGGAGAGTCTTCTTCAGAACTACAACAAAAGACTGAAGGATGATATCAGGTCCATTCTAGATAACCTCACAGAAATCATAAAAACCGCAAAG GTAGAGGACGAGACACAGGTCTCTCGGGCTACACAGGCTGAGCAGGACCACTATGAGATGCATGTCAGAGCAGCCAACATT GTGCGTGCGGGCGAGTCCCTGATGAAGCTAGTGTCGGACCTGAAACAGTTCCTGATCCTCAACGACTTCCCGTCGGTCAACGAGGCCATCAGCCTGCAGAACCAGCAGCTGCGCTCGCTGCAGGAGGAGTGCGACAAGAAGCTCACCTCGCTCCGTGACGAGATCGCCATCGACCTGTACGAGCTAGAGGAAGAATATTACTCCTCCAG CTACGGTCAGTGGGACAGTACCGACCTGCCCCTGTGTGAGGCCTACTGGCGTTGGGACAGTTGGGCGTCCCCGGACGGGGGCGCCACCTCCGGGTCAGCCCAGGGGGTCGAGGAGGACACAGACGGACCTGCCTCCCAGGAGACCACCCCCAAACATCACCTCAACGGACACGGGACCACCGCCGCGGCAGACAAGCCCTAA
- the med22 gene encoding mediator of RNA polymerase II transcription subunit 22 isoform X2 yields the protein MHVRAANIVRAGESLMKLVSDLKQFLILNDFPSVNEAISLQNQQLRSLQEECDKKLTSLRDEIAIDLYELEEEYYSSSYGQWDSTDLPLCEAYWRWDSWASPDGGATSGSAQGVEEDTDGPASQETTPKHHLNGHGTTAAADKP from the exons ATGCATGTCAGAGCAGCCAACATT GTGCGTGCGGGCGAGTCCCTGATGAAGCTAGTGTCGGACCTGAAACAGTTCCTGATCCTCAACGACTTCCCGTCGGTCAACGAGGCCATCAGCCTGCAGAACCAGCAGCTGCGCTCGCTGCAGGAGGAGTGCGACAAGAAGCTCACCTCGCTCCGTGACGAGATCGCCATCGACCTGTACGAGCTAGAGGAAGAATATTACTCCTCCAG CTACGGTCAGTGGGACAGTACCGACCTGCCCCTGTGTGAGGCCTACTGGCGTTGGGACAGTTGGGCGTCCCCGGACGGGGGCGCCACCTCCGGGTCAGCCCAGGGGGTCGAGGAGGACACAGACGGACCTGCCTCCCAGGAGACCACCCCCAAACATCACCTCAACGGACACGGGACCACCGCCGCGGCAGACAAGCCCTAA
- the med22 gene encoding mediator of RNA polymerase II transcription subunit 22 isoform X3 codes for MANQRALPQSKESLLQNYNKRLKDDIRSILDNLTEIIKTAKVEDETQVSRATQAEQDHYEMHVRAANIVRAGESLMKLVSDLKQFLILNDFPSVNEAISLQNQQLRSLQEECDKKLTSLRDEIAIDLYELEEEYYSSRYK; via the exons ATGGCCAATCAAAGAGCGCTCCCTCAAAGCAAGGAGAGTCTTCTTCAGAACTACAACAAAAGACTGAAGGATGATATCAGGTCCATTCTAGATAACCTCACAGAAATCATAAAAACCGCAAAG GTAGAGGACGAGACACAGGTCTCTCGGGCTACACAGGCTGAGCAGGACCACTATGAGATGCATGTCAGAGCAGCCAACATT GTGCGTGCGGGCGAGTCCCTGATGAAGCTAGTGTCGGACCTGAAACAGTTCCTGATCCTCAACGACTTCCCGTCGGTCAACGAGGCCATCAGCCTGCAGAACCAGCAGCTGCGCTCGCTGCAGGAGGAGTGCGACAAGAAGCTCACCTCGCTCCGTGACGAGATCGCCATCGACCTGTACGAGCTAGAGGAAGAATATTACTCCTCCAGGTACAAGTAG
- the rpl7a gene encoding large ribosomal subunit protein eL8: MPKGKKSKGKKVAPAPSVAKKHEAKKVVNPLFEKRPKNYGIGQDIQPKRDLTRFVKWPRYIRLQRQRSILYKRLKVPPAINQFTQALDRQTATQLFKLAHKYRPETKQEKKQRLLARAEQKAAGKGDTPTRRPPVLRAGVNTVTTLVESKKAQLVVIAHDVDPIELVVFLPALCRKMGVPYCIVKGKARLGRLVHRKTCTSVAFTQTNPEDKGSLAKLVEAIKTNYNDRYEEIRRHWGGGIMGPKSTARIAKLEKAKAKELATKLG; this comes from the exons ATG CCTAAAGGCAAGAAGTCTAAGGGGAAGAAGGTGGCACCAGCTCCTTCTGTGGCCAAAAAGCATGAGGCCAAGAAAGTGGTCAACCCCCTGTTCGAGAAGAGGCCAAAGAACTATGGCATTG GTCAGGACATCCAGCCAAAGCGTGATTTGACACGCTTTGTGAAATGGCCCCGCTACATCCGCCTGCAGAGGCAGCGCTCCATCCTGTACAAGCGTCTGAAGGTACCCCCAGCGATCAACCAGTTCACCCAGGCACTAGACCGCCAGACTG CCACACAGCTGTTCAAGCTTGCCCACAAGTACAGGCCGGAGACCAAGCAGGAGAAGAAGCAGAGGCTGCTGGCCCGCGCTGAACAGAAGGCCGCTGGAAAGGGAGACACCCCAACAAGGAGGCCACCTGTTCTCCGTGCAG GTGTGAACACTGTCACCACTCTGGTGGAAAGCAAGAAGGCCCAGCTGGTGGTCATTGCCCACGATGTGGACCCTATTGAG CTGGTGGTCTTCCTGCCTGCTCTGTGTCGCAAGATGGGCGTCCCTTACTGCATTGTCAAGGGCAAggccaggctgggaagactggtGCACAGAAAGACCTGTACCTCAGTCGCCTTCACACAGACAAACCC TGAAGACAAAGGTTCCCTTGCCAAGCTGGTGGAAGCCATCAAGACCAACTACAATGACCGATATGAGGAG ATCCGTCGTCACTGGGGGGGTGGTATCATGGGTCCAAAGTCCACGGCCCGTATTGCCAAGCTTGAGAAGGCTAAGGCCAAGGAACTGGCCACCAAGCTCGGATAA
- the surf1 gene encoding surfeit locus protein 1 — translation MGSLTFMFACSAKTLKMIKNNSHAIYFKRTLLLPRLPLFKQSEGKCINLGRLSSSTAARAAKGEDSFLKWLLLLIPVTTFGLGTWQVKRREWKIKLIAELRSLTSVEPIPLPIDPLELNNLEYRRVKVRGHYDHSQEMYILPRSPVDPEKEAREAGQLSSSGDTGANVVTPFYCSDLGIMILVNRGYVPRKKIKPETRMKGQVDDEVDLVGVVRLTEIRKPFVPQNNVEHNRWHYRDLETMARVTGAEQIFIDADLASTIPGGPIGGQTRVTLRNEHMQYIMTWYGLCAATSYMWYAKFIKRIV, via the exons ATGGGCAGTTTAACATTTATGTTCGCGTGCTCTGCTAAGACCTTGAAGATGATCAAAAATAAC TCACATGCAATTTATTTCAAGAGGACTCTATTATTGCCACGACTGCCTCTCTTCAAACAATCAGAAG GCAAGTGTATCAACTTAGGTCGACTGTCAAGCTCCACAGCTGCCAGGGCAGCGAAGGGAGAGGACTCCTTCCTCAAATGGCTCCTGCTTCTGATTCCTGTCACCACATTTGGTCTTGGGACATGGCAG GTGAAACGTCGGGAATGGAAAATTAAGTTGATTGCAGAACTGAGAAGTCTTACCTCCGTGGAACCCATTCCTCTTCCTATTGA TCCTCTGGAGTTGAACAATCTGGAGTACAGGAGAGTAAAGGTGCGTGGGCACTATGACCACTCCCAGGAGATGTACATCTTACCACGCTCGCCTGTCGACCCAGAGAAAGAGGCAAGGGAGGCAGGCCAGCTGTCATCCAGTGGAGATACTGGAGCCAATGTCGTTACTCCGTTCTACTGCAGTGACCTAGg GATCATGATCCTTGTAAACAGAGGATATGTTCCTAGGAAGAAGATCAAACCAGAAACCAGGATGAAGGGACAG GTGGATGACGAGGTTGACCTGGTAGGTGTGGTGAGGCTGACAGAGATCCGCAAACCCTTTGTGCCACAAAACAACGTGGAGCACAACCGCTGGCACTACCGTGACCTGGAGACGATGGCTAGAGTCACAGGTGCCGAGCAGATCTTCATCGATGCTGACCTGG CCAGCACAATTCCGGGTGGACCTATAGGAGGACAGACCCGAGTCACCCTCAGGAATGAACATATGCAGTACATTATGACGTG gTATGGCCTCTGTGCAGCAACCTCTTACATGTGGTATGCCAAGTTCATCAAAAGGATTGTGTAA
- the surf6 gene encoding surfeit locus protein 6: MASLASKDSYLQKLASKVCAQQQEPRNRPFVPFQGGRVAGPPKKRNKTNHKQISVNSNIAKHQKLPLKPNKKLVITPAQRAPGVAEQVSKATVPNGVVVETKQKPKGEKPGTKFSTVDILRQRLHEKIEESRGQGTPKDPSSEEVQKKREKRKQERERKKRKRKEFLIKKLAEKAGLEYEPEIKREEAPPPPTAPAAGKRDETAIVFNKVELGDGGFLDKEQKKKEKKNRIKGGLTPLVGKNYKQLLGRVEARKAKLEELREKDEGKAKVQEEKMKWTNVLYKAEGLKIKDDEDLLRASLKRKEKMRSQRKKKWTDRSETVVEKMQRRQDKRRRNIQKNNKGKVEKKKDRARKRGRVLPEDLKKAQV; this comes from the exons ATGGCAAGTCTTGCTTCAAAGGACTCATACCTTCAGAAATTGGCGAGTAAAGTATGTGCTCAACAGCAAGAACCAAGGAATAGGCCATTTG TCCCTTTTCAAGGTGGACGTGTGGCTGGCCCTCCAAAGAAGAGAAACAAAACCAATCACAAGCAGATAAGTGTAAACAGCAACATAGCGAAACACCAGAAGTTACCTTTGAAGCCTAACAAGAAGCTTGTCATCACCCCAGCACAGAGAGCACCTGGTGTAGCAGAACAGGTCTCAAAAGCTACAGTTCCAAATGGGGTGGTGGTTGAGACTAAACAGAAGCCCAAAG GTGAAAAGCCGGGTACTAAATTCTCCACGGTAGATATTCTACGGCAGAGACTTCATGAGAAGATTGAGGAGTCTCGTGGGCAG GGAACCCCTAAGGACCCATCCTCTGAGGAGGTGCAGAAGAAGCGAGAGAAGAGAAAGCAGGAGAGGGAGCGCAAGAAGAGGAAGCGTAAAGAGTTCCTCATTAAGAAGCTCGCTGAGAAAGCTGGCTTAGAGTATGAGCCTGAGATCAAAAGGGAAGAggcccctcctcctcccaccgcACCAGCTGCGGGCAAGCGGGACGAGACGGCCATCGTCTTCAACAAGGTGGAGCTGGGCGATGGTGGGTTCTTGGACAAAGagcagaagaagaaggagaagaagaaccgGATAAAAGGCGGCCTGACACCGCTGGTGGGCAAGAACTACAAGCAGTTGCTGGGGCGTGTGGAGGCTCGCAAGGCTAAGCTGGAGGAGCTGCGGGAGAAGGATGAGGGCAAGGCCAAGGTGCAGGAGGAGAAGATGAAGTGGACCAATGTGCTGTACAAGGCAGAGGGTCTGAAGATCAAGGATGACGAGGACCTGCTGAGGGCCTCGCTCAAGAGGAAAGAGAAGATGCGCTCGCAGCGGAAGAAGAAGTGGACGGACCGCAGCGAGACGGTGGTGGAGAAGATGCAAAGGCGACAGGACAAGAGACGCAGGAACATCCAGAAGAACAACAAGGGCAAAGTGGAGAAGAAAAAGGACCGGGCCAGGAAGAGGGGCCGCGTGCTGCCGGAAGACCTGAAGAAGGCTCAGGTGTAG